The DNA sequence ACAGCAGGGACTGGATCCGGAACGGTTCGTTTTTCTCGACGAAACATGGGCAAAAACAAATATGACGCGTCCCAGAGGACGTTCATTGAAAGGCACGCGGTTGATTGCCAGGACGCCGCACGGACATTGGAAAACAACCACATTCCTGGCCGGTTTACGAACCAGCGGCTTAGTGGCTCCCCTCGTTGTTGATGGAGCGATCAATGGTGATGTGTTTGTGGCTTACGTACAACAGCATCTGGTTTCTGTTCTCCAGGAAGGAGATATGGTGGTCATGGATAATCCCCATCTTGCGGGGCACTTCAGCTACCGGAATTCCTACTTCAGCCTGGCGTAAAGCAAAGGCGATTTGTTCTTCTGTGTAGCGTTTTTGTTTCATAGACCTGGTCCTTTTTCTGAATACAAGATAACAAATTCTCTCGCATTCCGCATGGATCAAGAAACGGGGGGAAGGTCAACATATTTTGTTATATGTGAATTTGCAGCTACTTCTTTCCAGGTACTGACCTTCTTTTTCATGTTTCGTTCTCTGTTGGATGAGATTCTTAATGTCGATGTTTTTTCACTAAAGACTACATGGAACACCTGAGTGTCGTTTGTTAGCGCAACATTCAATCACTCAGGCGTTCCAACTCAGGAGTTTCCGTATATATACTGTATTTATTCTTAAGTCTTCTAAATCTGTATCTGTTACTTCCGTAAGTTCGTCGAATACAGAGTGGGAATTAGGATCAGTCGGATTGACCTGACTGAATGCGATCCAAAGGTGCTGAGTTTAATTAACTTTTCCGGCATTCCATGCATCACAGTTCTCCTGAACCTGATAATTCTAATCTCATAATCCATCCCAACGTATAATTTTGAGATGTTCTCGTTGGCCGATTCTCGAGCCCTCTCTTTGTAAGAGAGAGCTCGAGATAGACCGTCCAATAAAAGTCTTTCTTTAAGCTGTTTTCAACAGATTCTGGTCTGAACCTGCCTGGATGCGACCTTCAGAAAGACGTAAGGTTCTGCGGGCACACTCCGCAGCAGACAAATCATGTGTTACCATGATGATCGTGCGACCTTCCTCATTGAATTGACGCAGGAAAGCAAGAACCTGATCACGGGTCTCCGGATCAAGGTTCCCTGTCGGTTCATCAGCGAGGATGATCAACGGGTCGTTGGCCAGCATGCGAGCCAGTGCGACGCGCTGTTGCTGACCAATACTGAGTTCACTCGGTTTATGATGCAGTCTATCCTGCAGCCCAACCGTGCCCAGCAATTCCTCCGCCCGCTCCTGTTGCTCTGTTCTAAACTTTTGTGACAGCATCATAGGGACCTGAACATTTTCAATCGCGGTCAGATAAGGCACCAGATTGAATGTCTGGAAGACAAATCCAATCTTATTCTGTCTGACTTCAGCGCGCTGCTCAATCGGCAAATCATAAATTGATACGTCGTCGAGCAGAATGCGGCCTTCAGAAGGGGCCGACATTGCCCCCAGCATGGAGAGCAGCGTCGTTTTTCCGCTCCCGCTGGGACCGATGATCGCAGCGAACTCACCTTGCGCGATTTCAATAGAGGTCGAGTCTAGCGCGACCACTTCGTGCTGTTGCTTACAATATACTTTTTTAACAGATTCTAACTTTAACATTTAGTTATACCTCCTTGAAACAGAGACAGGGATCGAGGCGGGAAGCCTGGCGCGCCGGAAAATAACTGGCAGCCAGAGTGACCAGCACCGCAACCGTAGAGGCAACGATTGCCAGACTCGGGACTGGAAACACTGCTACACTCGCAAATACAGGTCCCAGAAAGACTGCTATCAGACTTCCCAAAACATAACCGCTAATCCCCCCGGCCAGGCCCAGCAGAGCCGCTTTTGCCAGGAACAACTGCGTGACGAATCTCGGCGTGGCCCCCAGAGCCATCAGCGTGCCGATTTCGCGACGACGTTCTATGACGTTCGCAAAGCTTGCACTCGCCATACTCGCACCACCGACGGCCACCAGAATCGCAAGGAACAGGTACGATAGATTTGTCATCATCCGGTTAATCGAAACCTGAGTTTCGACCACATTGGCGATCGTCACCACCTTGGTACCGGGCAGTAATGACTGCAACTCCCCTACCAATCCGTTAGCGACGTCTTCGCAGCAGCCCATAACTTCAATAATATTCACAACCGGTCCTGTTCCTGACAGCCGTTGCACAGTATGCAGGTGGGCGAACACCCGACTGTCATCGACGGTCCCCGTCGAGGGAAGCACGCTGAGTACCTCAAACGTTTCCCCCAGAAGTTGGAGCTGGTCCCCTTCTTTCAGTCCCTTACTGGCGGCAAAATCAGAACCAAGCAAAACTTCAGATTGATTCAGGTGTTGCAGAGCCCTGCGTTCTGCCAGGGAGTCTGGAGCGTCCAGATTTTCATCAGCCACGTTAATCTTAGCTTTACAACCTTCATGCTTTTTGAATAGCATGCCGCCTCCCGACCAGGCATTCATCTTCTGTATTTCGGACTGTGGCAGGATGCCCGTCAGAATCACGTTGCGGTCGTCCAGTTTGGTGGGGACACAGAGTTTGGGGGTAATCGCTTCCACTCCGGTCAGTCCCGCCAGTGCCAGTTCAGCCACGTGTTCTTCTGGGATGGTTTCCTTGTGCATGTCTGCAGCATAATAATCCTGCAGTGTGACGCCTTCGGGGAGAATCAGTACGTTCGCTCCCAGTTCGTCAAGTTTACCAGCAACCTCCTGTTCTGAGAAAATTGTAACGTTGCGGATCGCTACCAGCGCTGTCACACTCAAAATGATTGCCAGCAGGCTGGCGATCAGCGCCGTAGGACGCTCTTTCATTTCTTTCCAGATTATTGTTCTCATTGTCATGAGAGACCTCCTTAAAGTATATGATGCAATGGTTTATTTACAGTGTTTGCAGCCTTCCACGCCGCAGCTTTTTCCAGCTTTTTTCAGCTCGGCAATCAGCTGCTGGCTGGTCACACTATTGTTGAACTTCCCGACCATCACACCAGGAGGTGCCATAAAAATGACAGACGAGTTTTGTGAGTCAGGCACTCTCAGTTCATTCAAAAAGTCGCGTTCGGTCGGCTCAGATTGTGAGACGGTAATTACTTCAACCGCGTTTTTGTAACAGGGCATCGATTGGAAATTCTGAACCCCATTGGGAATTCCTGTACTATTTGAGGCATTCACACACAGTAGCACCATTCTACGGTTCTGCAGATTCAACATGCACCGGGATTTGGCGGGGGATACGAATGCCTGCTGAATATAGTCAGCGTTGATCTGTTTCACATAGGAACCGGTGACCGCCCCATTGGGAGCAACTGCCAGCGTAAGCGGCATGGGCGCGCGTGAGACTCCATACTGTTCAACAATCTTGCGTTCCTGGGGATCGCCGGTGTTAACCGCCACAACGGACGCTGTGTTTTTGTCGGACAGATTCTGCTGCAGTGTGCTCCACATGCTTTTGGTGGTTGTATCCTGGTCTTTCCAGAACATGATAAACGTGTATTTATTCTGTTCCGCTGCGGAAGCACGTGATGCTTCCGCCTTGCTCAATGATGCCACCCGGGGCGTATTTTGAGCCGGGGAAACATTCGACATGGAAACCAGAAGAGTGCCTGCGGCCAGCAGACGAATACCATTATTTTTGAACAGTTTTAAAAAAGTGTGAGACTTCATATTATAAACTTCCTTACCTGTTTGTTGATTATGCTGCGATTTTGATCTGCAAAAAGAGGTAATGGGCTCGACCTGTAATTGCGCGCAGAAGCAGCGAAATGCAGTCTGATTTAAACAGACACAGGCGCAGCAGTTATCATTTGAATCAGAATTGAATTCAAAGAGACGGTCAGCAAGATTGCTGTGGACAATTAGTGACCGTTACTGCCAGTAGGCAAGCGAGCCCGAGAGAAATTTATAAGCGCAGTGGGAGTATTACAGCCGCCTGTGAAGTGTCATTCGCTACGTCATTCAGATGAGTTACGAAGCGGCAGGACTGATCCAGATTAACGACCAACGTCACCGGATGGGTGCAACTTTCCAGATGCACTACCGGCCCAACAGAGGCAAATATTTCGTCAGAAACATGACACGTACAGGGACATTCATGTTCTTCATCCAGCGGCAACTGCTGCTGGACTCCCTGTCTTTGATTCCACCGAGCACAACAGAAACAGGCTGTGGAAACAGCTTTGCAGTCACCGGATTCGTGCTGAACTGATTCTCCCTGCGCAGCAAATCCATGTCCCCAGCAGACCGGGCAGGGTTGCAGTAGTAGAACGATCATGAACAAGCGAATCAGTTTCATCACACATCTTAGCGAAAAAAAGTTTTACAGCATTCTGCCGGCTTGAAAGACTTTAGATAGACCTCAAGCAATCAATGGATTTTATATCCTGTATCCCTCGTAATCATACAAGACAAGCACTTCTAGCATCGACATGCGAAGTGCTGCCGCTTGATCACAACTGGATAATAATACTGGTTCTGTCGATTAGTCTAAAAACTTTCGACAAAGGCAGCGAAAACCGTGTAATCAATGCATATCCCCCATACATCCAGAGAGGGAATAAGGGTGTTGAATCCTAGGTTAATTAGTAAGATCTGCCAAGATCAAAACAGGGATGATATTAACTTAGTGGCAGGGCTTTACAAGCACCCCTCTTGCAACATCATGTCCAATCGCACATCGCCCCTGAAAAGTATCCAACGTGATCACACTGACCTCGGATGAAATATGATGGATCAGAATTTCAGAGTCGACGAGAACACCAATTTCTGAGAGATATCTCAGCGAATCTGCAGCCTGCAAATCGATCCATCCTTTTGTGGAATGGGAGCATCACCCGGGTCATATTCAGGATGATTCAAAAAGTCATCGATATAATCAATCAGTCTGTCAGAAGCACAAGGCTCCAGTCGGAAGGCGTCTTTCTCCAGTGTTTTCCAGGTGACTCCCAACGACTGGCAAAAGAAGAATTCGAGAAGTCGACGCCGACGGACCGTAAGGTGAGTCTGTCTTCGACCGCTCTCCGTCAGAATTGCCCCTTCATAAGGTATTAAGTTGTAAACACCGGTCAGAAAACGTAGCGCCTGCCGGTTGAAAAACGTAGCGCTGGTTATGGAAAGATTCGTCCGATGTGTAGCTTGGAGATTCGGACGAAGATTGGGTCCTTATCTTACTTCGTCTCGTTTGACTTGCTGCTTGAGGTTTTTGTGTGTCGACGTTTCGCGTCTTGCAACCGGTAGCTTATGCGTTGTCGTTCGGATGATCTTGCAAGCCCGCTTCATGCCCGGCCAATCGAAATGCTCGTTGAGCATCGTCGTCGTGATTAGTCTTCGATGTTCAACACGTCCATGTCCCTTACAAAGCGTCGAAGCTTCTTTACGTCCGCTTCCATTTCGCGTCGTTGCCAGGGGGGAAAAGCCTTCGGTTTCAGCGAAGGCGAGTTGAATCTCTTTCAGCAAGGTTGGCTGATTTTCCTTGACAGTGAAAAAGTAATCACCGTCCGAATCAACGGTCTCTTCGCAAATATCTCGCTGGCAACACATGGCGTCTCCAATGATCGCTTTTCCCTTCAAAACAAGAGTTTTGAACAGATCAAAGACAGCCTTCGCTTCATTCGTTTTACAATCAACACGCGTCTGACTCAGCACGCAACCGGTTTGATGATCGAGTGCAGCGAGGAGATGCACTGCGCGTTGATGCCAATACTGTTCGACACGATATTTGCGCACTGTCGCATAGTAGTATAAAATACTGCCATAACGACAGGAATCAGCATGGTTAAGAAACGACCTCATCAGATTGAAGCAAGTGATATCACCGGTCTTAAGTATCTGGATCGGGTCTTCCGCTGTTTAAACGCTTGCGTCCCGAGGGTACAGAACGCGACAAAGCCGGTAATCGGCAACTGTTCTACGATCAGTATTGCGCGCTGCAGTTGCTTTATCTCTTCAACCCGATTGTTACTTCACTACGTGGATTACAGCAGGCCAGTGAACTCAAAAAAGTTCAGAGAAAACTCAACTGTCCACGATCTTCTCTGAGATCTCTGTCGGAGGCAGTTCGCGTGTTTGATCCCGAGCTACTGCGGGAAATCGTGGGCGAATTAATTGAAAAACTGCCTGTCCAAGAGCCTCAGGATCGGCGTCTGCAGGATCTGGCTCAGGCACTGACTGCCGTAGATGGTACGTTCCTCAAAACACTGCCTCAGATCACTCAGGCCTGTTTTTCAACCCGACAAGATAAGGGATGGCAGTTGCATACACATTTTGAAATACTACGGGGAATTCCTGTTCGCATGGATTTGACAGATGCCACCGGTATGAAAAATCAGTACTGTCCAGAGTACTGGAAAAAGATCGTTGCTACATTCTCGATCAGGCATATGAAAAATATGCCCTGTTTAATGAGATTGTTAATGCCGGCAGCAGCTATGTCTGTCGGATCCGTGGGGATCACATTTTTGTAGAACAGGAATCCCGTAAATTAACCGCAGAAGCCCAAGCAGCAGGCATACTGGAAGATCAGTCAGGGTATTTGGGTTCTCCCAAGTCACGGAGAACCCAAATGCCAAGATCATCTGGTGCGGCGGATTACTGTGAAAATTACTCCTCATCCTAAACGGGGAGGACGGAGGTGGGAAGGTGCTACCCAGGACCTGGTTGTAGCCACCAATCTGCTGGATGTACCAGCAGAAGTCATCGCACTGATTTACCAGCACCGTTGGCAGATCGAATTGTTCTTTCGTTTTTTGAAGCATGTACTCGGCTGTCGTCACTTGTTCAGTCAGGATCCACAGGGGGTTCAGATACAGACTTACTGTGAGATGATTGATTGTTTATTGATTAGTCTGATCACAGGTAAAAAACCGACACTCCGAACATATGAAATGCTGTGTTTTTACTTCAGTGGGCTGGCGGATGAGGAAGATCTGATCAACCATATAAACCGCCTGCAATCCCACGAATCCAGATAAAACGAGAGCTCTCGCCTGACTACTGACTGTTGGTGACGAGATGATTCATGCTGCGCAGTTCATAAGATTCAGCTGTCGCATATGAGCCCCATCTAAAAGAGGCTCGTAGACAAAACCTCTGCAAAATACTGCGCACAAAAGTTAAAGTATTAAATCAGAATCAAATGCAAACGGTGGGCTGAACAGTATTGCGTTGATGCGTCTGTAAACTGCCGCACAACGTATTGCCTTCAATGGAAGTTGCACACAGAGAATCATTATCAATTTCGACGCCTTCTAAAGTGCACATCCATTCGCGAATCGCCTGCTCAAATTCTTCTGGACAAATCTTTTTGAGGAGATCTGTGTATGTGTTCGCACACGGTGGAATTCGTTTGAAGCCGAGCCAATGATAGGTACTTCGCTCAAGTTGGCGAACCCATTTCGCAATCATTCGCATACTGCGAATTCCACTAAGTGTTCCGCAAATAATAGCCGCCAGCATGGCATTAAAAGTGTGGCGTTGTCCCTGACGCCCGCGATGGTCGGTGATCTGATCCAAAATGGAAAACAGGTCGCACAAGTCGGCGGGTTGCATCGTATTGCCTCCTTGGTCTTGTAAAAGTTGAACTCCGTTTTGTGACTTTGTGGAAAAATATCCCCAAAACAGGACGTTATTTCCTACCCAGACCTACTACACACATTCAATGCCATATTCTGAGCAGCCCTGGTGAAACCCTACTTCGGTCTTGACACGTCTACTGTATCTTTGTAAAATTCTGATTATGATGAAGAATGGCACTCATATCTTTCAGCATGGATTGGTTTTAGCAGCAGTTTTGTTGTTCGCTATACCACTCGAAGTTTGCTACCATTCCATCACTTCTCCACATTGCTGCCAAAATGCCGAACGTAGCATTCCTTGTGATAGTCCATTATGCGAATGTCATCGAACGACGGTTTTTGCCGCTTTCTTTCAGATTTCTGGTCAGCGAATAGAGCAAAGTGATCTGAGTATAGCCAAGTCGGATGTAACCGAATTATTTGGGGCTTATCTTCAGGAAGATGCTTCTTCCCCTCCACCAACAACGGCACTCGAACGTTGTGTGCTTTTTTCGCGGTTGACTCTGTAATCCTTCGCGAGGGTTATATGTATCCGTGGATTGAACGGTTAGTGTCTCCAAGCAGCATAAGGCTGCCGTCAGCATCGCTTTTCTCTTGTCCGATGCCTCGTGTTTGACGAGCAGTTTAAGCCGTTTTCCCTTCTTAATTGTGTTCAATCATCTTCCTTTGGCACAATAGGGTGCCTGGAATAGGTGTTTTTCATGTTAGTTCTTACCCAAAAGATCTCTGAGGCAACCAAGCCTCCTTCGCTTAGTGTCTCCCGGACTGTTAAGAGTGTTGAAGGCTGGCGTGTGCGTCCGGCTGTTTCTCCACCGAAGGAAATTCCAGTACATAGCCAAGATGTTTCGGCGCGGACCAAGCCGCTGTCGCCCTCTAATGCTGGGATAAATGCTGTCCGCATCTTGGTGGCGGACGCAGATTCTTCTCTTGCCAAAATCTATACGACTCACCTGTCATTATTGGGTTTTGAAGTGACCATGGCTTGCAATGGAGTTGAATGTCTGGCTCGACTCCGCAATCGAATACCTCATCTAATAGTTCTGGATGCCGGGTTATTGTGGGGCCGAGCGACAGATGTTCTGGCTATATTGGATGAGTGTACCGACATTCCTGACGTGCCAGTTTTGGTGACATACGATCACACCTGTGAGCAGGCATTACCTGATGTGCGTTCTTTCCGCGTGAACGATTACGCGGCGAAACCTCTCACCCCGAACCAACTTGCTGAACGCATTCGCGAACTGATCGCGTTTGCGGGCAATTGCGACGAAGATCTTGACTCAGTTGACAATTGCGAAGGGCAATCACCTAAAAGAACTACGGGGAGTGCTCATGATGAACGTAGATCGAATTGAAAACCTGTGGTGTAATAAGCACCGCATGACAGCTTTGATGGGCTACGGCCTTTTGGCCGTCGCTGTAGGCGCAGCAGGCATGTACGCGGTCACGCGAGCTTTTCTGACTGAGCCTGTAAGCGGTGTAGCTTCTACCGAAGCGAGACACGGAGTGGATGACGAGCATGGTGAGGATTCATATGTGGTTACACTCGCAAAAGACA is a window from the Gimesia benthica genome containing:
- a CDS encoding transposase family protein: MQPADLCDLFSILDQITDHRGRQGQRHTFNAMLAAIICGTLSGIRSMRMIAKWVRQLERSTYHWLGFKRIPPCANTYTDLLKKICPEEFEQAIREWMCTLEGVEIDNDSLCATSIEGNTLCGSLQTHQRNTVQPTVCI
- a CDS encoding response regulator; amino-acid sequence: MLVLTQKISEATKPPSLSVSRTVKSVEGWRVRPAVSPPKEIPVHSQDVSARTKPLSPSNAGINAVRILVADADSSLAKIYTTHLSLLGFEVTMACNGVECLARLRNRIPHLIVLDAGLLWGRATDVLAILDECTDIPDVPVLVTYDHTCEQALPDVRSFRVNDYAAKPLTPNQLAERIRELIAFAGNCDEDLDSVDNCEGQSPKRTTGSAHDERRSN
- a CDS encoding transposase gives rise to the protein MKITPHPKRGGRRWEGATQDLVVATNLLDVPAEVIALIYQHRWQIELFFRFLKHVLGCRHLFSQDPQGVQIQTYCEMIDCLLISLITGKKPTLRTYEMLCFYFSGLADEEDLINHINRLQSHESR
- a CDS encoding ISAs1 family transposase — its product is MRSFLNHADSCRYGSILYYYATVRKYRVEQYWHQRAVHLLAALDHQTGCVLSQTRVDCKTNEAKAVFDLFKTLVLKGKAIIGDAMCCQRDICEETVDSDGDYFFTVKENQPTLLKEIQLAFAETEGFSPLATTRNGSGRKEASTLCKGHGRVEHRRLITTTMLNEHFDWPGMKRACKIIRTTTHKLPVARRETSTHKNLKQQVKRDEVR
- a CDS encoding ABC transporter permease, giving the protein MTMRTIIWKEMKERPTALIASLLAIILSVTALVAIRNVTIFSEQEVAGKLDELGANVLILPEGVTLQDYYAADMHKETIPEEHVAELALAGLTGVEAITPKLCVPTKLDDRNVILTGILPQSEIQKMNAWSGGGMLFKKHEGCKAKINVADENLDAPDSLAERRALQHLNQSEVLLGSDFAASKGLKEGDQLQLLGETFEVLSVLPSTGTVDDSRVFAHLHTVQRLSGTGPVVNIIEVMGCCEDVANGLVGELQSLLPGTKVVTIANVVETQVSINRMMTNLSYLFLAILVAVGGASMASASFANVIERRREIGTLMALGATPRFVTQLFLAKAALLGLAGGISGYVLGSLIAVFLGPVFASVAVFPVPSLAIVASTVAVLVTLAASYFPARQASRLDPCLCFKEV
- a CDS encoding ABC transporter ATP-binding protein; the encoded protein is MLKLESVKKVYCKQQHEVVALDSTSIEIAQGEFAAIIGPSGSGKTTLLSMLGAMSAPSEGRILLDDVSIYDLPIEQRAEVRQNKIGFVFQTFNLVPYLTAIENVQVPMMLSQKFRTEQQERAEELLGTVGLQDRLHHKPSELSIGQQQRVALARMLANDPLIILADEPTGNLDPETRDQVLAFLRQFNEEGRTIIMVTHDLSAAECARRTLRLSEGRIQAGSDQNLLKTA
- a CDS encoding metal-dependent transcriptional regulator, which encodes MTSATFFNRQALRFLTGVYNLIPYEGAILTESGRRQTHLTVRRRRLLEFFFCQSLGVTWKTLEKDAFRLEPCASDRLIDYIDDFLNHPEYDPGDAPIPQKDGSICRLQIR